The DNA region TCGCCGGAACCCGGACGGCGGCGTCGTGGGGCGTCCGCTTGTACTCGCCGGGCCGGGTCCGGAAGTGACAGCCGTGGTCGGCAGTGTACGCGAAGACGGTATCGTCTCGAACGCCTCTGGCCTCGAGATCCGTCACGAGGTCGTTTACACACTCGTCCAGACGCCTGACCATACCGTAGTAGTCTGGCAGTTCACTGTACCAGTCACCGAGGCCGTCGATCAAGTCCGGAGGGACGTACGGATCAGTCTCGTACCGTTCGGCGTACCCGTCTGGAGCGACGAACGTCCACATGTCGTTCTGGTGGTGGGGTTCGAGGTAGGAGACCACCAAGAAGAACGGCTCAGAGAGCGAGTCCAGTGCCTGTTTGGCGAATCGCGTGAATGCGTCCGTGCGGTAGTCGTCGAAGGTGACCTCGGATCCGGACCCGTCAAACAGGTGGCCCTGGTCGGGTGTCGACGTGAACTCCGGAACGTCCGCAGCGAGCCAGAAGTCTTCGTACCCGCCACGCAGGTGTTCCGGGACAGGTTCGTCGAACGTCCCCCCGATATGCCAGTTGCCGACGAACCCCACGTCGTAGCCCGCATCGGCGAAGCGGTGAGCGAGCGTATCGGTCGACTGGTCGAGTGCGAACGATTCACGCCACACACCCGTCTCAGTCGCGAACTGTCCAGTCTGGAACGCGGCCCGGAACGGAGCACAGCCGGGCTGGGGCGTGATCGCTCGGTCGACTCGAACACCGCGGCGCGCGAGAGAGTCCAGCGTCGGCGTGAGATCCATCGGGTTACCGTACGCGCCGACCGTATCCCACCGCTGCTGGTCCGTCGTCACGACCAGCACGTTCGGGGGCGTTCGTCCTGCGGTCATATCAGCTACAACCGACGGATCCGTTTATACTTATCCTTCAGCCAGTGTCGACCACGACGACGCGGGCCCGATCACCGAACCAGGCGGTTCTGGATGGCGGTCGCCGTGCTGCCGACGATGCTGGGAAAGTCGGCGCGGGCAGACTTCTCGGTCATCCGGTCTGCCGGACCTGAGACGGTCACCGCACCGACAGCAGTGTTATCAGCTCCCGTGATCGGTGCGGCGACACAGTGTCGGTCAGTCATGAGTTCA from Halomicrobium sp. LC1Hm includes:
- a CDS encoding sulfatase-like hydrolase/transferase codes for the protein MTAGRTPPNVLVVTTDQQRWDTVGAYGNPMDLTPTLDSLARRGVRVDRAITPQPGCAPFRAAFQTGQFATETGVWRESFALDQSTDTLAHRFADAGYDVGFVGNWHIGGTFDEPVPEHLRGGYEDFWLAADVPEFTSTPDQGHLFDGSGSEVTFDDYRTDAFTRFAKQALDSLSEPFFLVVSYLEPHHQNDMWTFVAPDGYAERYETDPYVPPDLIDGLGDWYSELPDYYGMVRRLDECVNDLVTDLEARGVRDDTVFAYTADHGCHFRTRPGEYKRTPHDAAVRVPAILSGPGFDGGRNIDRVTSTVDLPPTLLDVAGIDVPAEMHGESFLPVVRGDEADEDGDAFIQISESQVGRAIRTDRWKYAVAAPKLTGWRGGNGQPSSERYLERYLYDLRRDPSEQVNLAGRSNYRDVADDLRNRLADYIAAVEGETPEIKPIEKGYKEY